A window of the Bacillus andreraoultii genome harbors these coding sequences:
- a CDS encoding RuvA C-terminal domain-containing protein: MLRNESQWSNYACLGYVISALKKLGYDDEHIRQLVRAIYSEFDMKSVPDAEDIFRESDY; encoded by the coding sequence GTGCTTAGAAATGAAAGTCAATGGAGCAATTACGCTTGTTTAGGCTATGTCATTTCTGCATTGAAAAAACTCGGCTATGATGACGAACATATTCGTCAGTTGGTACGTGCAATCTACAGTGAATTTGATATGAAATCAGTTCCTGATGCAGAGGATATTTTTCGAGAATCAGATTATTAA
- a CDS encoding transposase family protein → MWKWKHAHIHGTHSCPRCGAKTRQIHDYRMRKIKHL, encoded by the coding sequence TTGTGGAAATGGAAGCACGCACACATACATGGCACACATTCATGCCCTAGATGTGGTGCCAAAACGCGGCAAATACACGATTATCGAATGCGGAAAATCAAGCATTTATAG
- a CDS encoding transposase yields the protein MGKVQSSEKNGSKGISKTKEGLNAFYQLVRVSGMKEFLHSNRTFKTFENEILNSFIYINSNGFLEGINNHTKIIKRNAYGLKSSKRVRVRILLSHKYKGIGVHLS from the coding sequence TTGGGAAAGGTTCAGTCAAGCGAAAAAAATGGTTCAAAAGGTATAAGCAAAACAAAAGAAGGATTAAACGCGTTTTATCAGTTAGTAAGAGTTTCTGGAATGAAGGAATTTCTGCACAGCAATCGGACATTTAAAACTTTTGAAAATGAAATTTTAAATAGTTTTATTTACATCAATTCCAATGGATTTCTGGAAGGAATAAATAACCACACAAAGATAATAAAACGGAATGCGTATGGTTTAAAAAGCTCCAAACGAGTAAGAGTTAGAATATTGTTATCACACAAGTATAAAGGAATAGGGGTTCATCTTAGCTAG
- a CDS encoding transposase — MEFDEYKGDTKDGEYQLIIADGDTRETLDILLNRKGKTISRYLRKYWANVEIVIMDMSPSFKFAVRKALDHPLIIADHFHFYRYIYWVLDKVKRRIQSDWNDYDR; from the coding sequence ATCGAATTTGATGAGTATAAAGGGGATACCAAAGATGGAGAGTATCAGTTGATTATCGCAGACGGAGATACAAGAGAGACTCTGGATATATTATTGAATAGAAAAGGAAAAACAATATCACGATACTTACGAAAGTATTGGGCAAATGTAGAAATTGTTATAATGGACATGAGCCCTTCCTTTAAATTTGCTGTACGAAAGGCTTTAGATCATCCACTAATTATAGCTGATCACTTTCATTTTTATCGCTATATCTATTGGGTACTTGATAAGGTAAAAAGGCGAATTCAGTCAGATTGGAATGATTATGACCGGTAA
- a CDS encoding IS4 family transposase — MLLPAKHADRTQMDELIEMNPDTIYLFDRGYNDYKKFDHYCLNDNCFITRLKKNAEIEVLNEQTPDPENLIFQDAERYLGNQENGTKTQHTLRLIHTKDSDGNPVTILTNCFGLTAKEIGDLYRYRWKIEIFFKWMKQHLKIKMFYGKSENAVYNQIWIALITYCLQVLIQLKYNHQGSLLDVQRSLVDFLFKGINEFIKSLFPTSTRTSKGRRKYDWKQEFQLIVHQFDEGEVNHLDDLTYDPCFNRKIK, encoded by the coding sequence ATATTATTACCTGCCAAACATGCGGATCGTACTCAAATGGATGAATTAATTGAGATGAATCCAGATACGATTTATCTATTTGACAGAGGATATAACGATTATAAGAAGTTCGACCACTACTGCTTAAATGATAATTGCTTTATCACAAGATTAAAGAAAAACGCGGAAATTGAAGTGTTAAATGAACAAACACCAGATCCAGAAAATCTTATCTTTCAGGATGCTGAAAGATATCTTGGAAATCAGGAGAACGGGACGAAAACGCAGCACACTCTTCGTTTGATTCATACGAAAGATAGTGATGGCAATCCAGTCACCATTCTGACTAACTGTTTTGGTCTAACGGCAAAAGAGATTGGTGATTTATATCGATATCGTTGGAAGATCGAAATTTTTTTCAAATGGATGAAACAACATTTGAAAATCAAAATGTTTTACGGTAAAAGCGAAAATGCTGTCTATAACCAAATATGGATTGCCTTAATTACGTACTGTTTACAAGTACTCATTCAACTAAAATACAATCATCAAGGGAGTCTTCTAGATGTTCAAAGAAGTCTAGTTGACTTTCTTTTCAAGGGGATAAATGAATTTATCAAATCACTTTTTCCCACTTCTACCCGAACATCAAAGGGACGTAGGAAATATGATTGGAAACAGGAATTTCAACTCATTGTGCATCAATTTGATGAAGGCGAGGTGAATCATTTAGACGATTTAACATATGACCCTTGTTTTAATAGGAAAATAAAATAG
- a CDS encoding 1,4-dihydroxy-2-naphthoate polyprenyltransferase, with translation MQTGVQSNQTNLNPDNKSWQTWWQLMRPHTLTASFVPVILGTVIAYEVTKIRLDLFIAMLIASILIQAATNMFNEYYDHKRGLDTEESVGIGGTIVREGVHPKVIFNLAITFIALSVLLGVYISMNSNWWVALIGSISILIGYLYTGGPLPISSTPFGELLSGLFMGINIILITFFIQTGTITTTSILVSIPTTILIGAINLSNNIRDLDGDKEFGRKTLPILLGREKAIQVLALSFTVSYIWILALVLFANMTPWILIVLLSSPKAYKAVKNFIGKTIPLEMMPAMKATAQTNTFFGFLLSIGFIISYLF, from the coding sequence ATGCAAACTGGGGTTCAGTCTAATCAAACCAACTTGAATCCTGATAATAAAAGTTGGCAAACTTGGTGGCAACTAATGCGACCACATACATTAACTGCTTCTTTTGTCCCTGTTATTTTAGGAACAGTTATTGCCTATGAGGTCACGAAAATTAGACTAGATTTATTCATCGCAATGTTAATAGCAAGTATTCTTATTCAAGCTGCAACAAACATGTTCAATGAATACTATGATCATAAAAGAGGATTAGATACGGAAGAATCTGTTGGAATCGGAGGTACAATTGTCCGAGAAGGTGTTCATCCAAAAGTTATTTTTAACCTAGCTATTACTTTTATCGCTCTATCGGTATTATTAGGTGTTTATATTTCTATGAATAGCAATTGGTGGGTTGCACTTATCGGGTCAATTTCAATATTAATTGGTTATCTTTATACAGGTGGACCACTACCAATTTCATCCACACCATTCGGTGAACTATTGTCTGGACTGTTTATGGGAATTAATATTATTTTAATTACATTTTTTATTCAGACTGGCACAATCACAACTACGAGTATTTTAGTTTCAATACCAACGACAATCCTTATTGGGGCAATTAATTTATCTAATAATATTCGTGATTTGGATGGAGATAAAGAATTTGGTAGAAAGACACTTCCCATTCTGCTAGGCAGAGAAAAAGCTATTCAAGTTTTGGCATTATCATTTACTGTATCGTATATATGGATTCTAGCTTTAGTGTTATTTGCTAATATGACTCCATGGATTTTAATTGTTTTGCTCAGCTCGCCAAAAGCTTACAAAGCAGTGAAAAATTTTATTGGAAAAACGATACCACTTGAAATGATGCCAGCTATGAAAGCGACAGCACAAACAAACACCTTTTTCGGATTTCTACTTTCAATTGGATTTATCATTTCCTATCTATTTTAA